A genome region from Clostridium pasteurianum includes the following:
- a CDS encoding competence type IV pilus minor pilin ComGF, whose product MYIRKVEKGTTLIEITAAAAIFSMFAVFAISVLFNFINQYKSEMLTNNDSAYFSNGTIVINKFLKEGTVEVQDDNKIKITKDQNSFNVILLNKYLSKIVIDYYILNMKVTSNNIIMDVKDFKVIKNNNVFYIFVTLKDGKRYMKCFPIKE is encoded by the coding sequence ATGTACATTCGTAAAGTAGAAAAGGGAACTACACTTATTGAAATTACAGCTGCAGCTGCCATATTCAGTATGTTTGCTGTATTTGCGATTTCGGTGCTGTTTAATTTTATAAATCAATACAAAAGTGAAATGCTTACAAATAATGATAGTGCCTATTTTTCTAATGGAACAATTGTGATAAATAAATTTTTGAAGGAAGGCACAGTAGAAGTTCAAGATGATAATAAAATAAAAATAACTAAGGATCAAAATAGTTTTAACGTGATTTTATTAAATAAATATTTAAGCAAAATTGTAATAGATTATTATATCTTAAATATGAAAGTGACATCGAATAATATTATTATGGATGTTAAAGATTTTAAAGTGATAAAAAATAACAATGTTTTTTATATTTTTGTAACTCTAAAGGATGGAAAGAGGTATATGAAGTGTTTTCCAATAAAAGAATAA
- a CDS encoding M24 family metallopeptidase, translating into MYSKRIEKLRKAMVNSGIDGVLLISDPNRNYMSGFTGDESFSIITLDETIFITDSRFTEQAKQQVSQNYKVVQYDRPFSSFLGGMVEKLKIKKLGFEEDIISFSTYNTYKNSVKAELVPLNGMVEKLRIIKDDDEIDTIKQAAAIADKAFSHMLKFIKKGMTEREIGLELEFTMKKLGARDLSFPSIIASGERSCLPHGQATQKVVQDGDFLTMDFGCIFNDYCSDMTRTVVIGKPNDKMKEIYSIVLKANEAGLKAIKSGIKGCEADKVSRDVINSYGYAKNFGHSLGHGVGRQIHENPTLGPSSDIVLEPGMIVTDEPGIYIPEFGGVRIEDLVLVKDNGCEALSHSPKELICL; encoded by the coding sequence GTGTATAGTAAAAGAATTGAAAAATTAAGAAAAGCAATGGTTAACAGTGGAATAGATGGGGTTTTGCTTATAAGTGATCCTAATAGAAATTACATGAGTGGTTTTACGGGCGACGAAAGCTTTTCTATAATAACTTTAGATGAGACTATATTTATAACTGATTCAAGGTTCACAGAACAGGCAAAGCAGCAAGTTAGTCAAAATTATAAAGTTGTACAGTATGATAGGCCATTTTCATCTTTCTTAGGTGGTATGGTAGAAAAGCTAAAAATTAAAAAGTTGGGATTTGAAGAAGATATAATATCATTTTCTACGTATAATACTTATAAAAATAGTGTTAAAGCAGAACTAGTACCTTTAAATGGTATGGTTGAAAAATTAAGAATTATAAAAGATGATGATGAGATTGATACTATAAAGCAGGCAGCAGCTATAGCCGATAAAGCTTTTAGTCATATGCTTAAATTTATAAAAAAAGGAATGACAGAAAGAGAAATTGGACTTGAACTTGAATTTACCATGAAGAAATTAGGTGCTAGGGATTTATCTTTTCCATCTATAATAGCAAGTGGTGAAAGATCATGTTTACCTCATGGTCAGGCTACTCAGAAGGTTGTTCAAGATGGAGACTTTTTGACTATGGATTTTGGATGCATTTTTAATGATTATTGCTCTGATATGACAAGAACAGTTGTTATTGGAAAACCAAATGATAAGATGAAAGAAATATACAGTATAGTTCTTAAGGCTAATGAAGCTGGTCTAAAAGCTATAAAGAGTGGAATTAAAGGTTGTGAAGCTGATAAAGTTTCAAGAGATGTAATAAATTCTTATGGATATGCAAAGAATTTTGGACATTCACTAGGTCATGGAGTTGGAAGACAAATACATGAGAACCCTACACTAGGTCCTTCATCTGATATAGTTTTGGAACCTGGAATGATAGTAACAGATGAACCTGGTATATATATTCCTGAATTTGGTGGAGTAAGAATAGAAGATTTAGTACTTGTTAAAGATAATGGATGTGAAGCTTTATCACATTCACCTAAAGAACTTATATGTTTATAG
- the efp gene encoding elongation factor P: MISAGDLRKGTTFELDGQVYNVVDFLHVKPGKGAAFVRTKLKNVINGAVTETTFNPTTKLQEAVIERKEMQYLYSDGSFYYFMDQETYEQIPLSFDQVENAIKFLKENMFATIKFYKGEAFSVEAPNFVELKIVSCEPGVKGNTTSNVMKPATLETNAVVQVPLFVNEGETIRVDTRTGEYMERVQ, encoded by the coding sequence ATGATATCAGCAGGAGATTTAAGAAAAGGAACTACTTTTGAGTTAGATGGACAAGTTTATAATGTAGTTGATTTTTTACATGTAAAACCGGGAAAAGGAGCAGCTTTTGTAAGAACAAAGCTTAAAAATGTTATTAATGGTGCCGTAACAGAGACAACATTTAACCCAACAACTAAATTACAGGAAGCAGTAATAGAAAGAAAAGAAATGCAATATTTGTATTCTGATGGATCTTTTTATTATTTCATGGATCAAGAGACTTATGAACAAATTCCTTTAAGTTTTGATCAAGTTGAAAATGCTATTAAGTTTTTAAAGGAAAATATGTTTGCAACAATTAAATTCTATAAAGGAGAAGCTTTCTCAGTAGAAGCACCTAATTTTGTAGAGCTTAAAATAGTTTCATGTGAACCTGGAGTAAAGGGAAATACAACATCAAATGTTATGAAACCAGCTACTCTTGAGACTAATGCAGTAGTTCAAGTACCTTTATTTGTTAATGAAGGAGAAACTATAAGAGTTGATACAAGAACTGGGGAATACATGGAAAGAGTTCAATAA
- the spoIIIAA gene encoding stage III sporulation protein AA: MNLKDIFSILPENIENQIKGISDCNKLQEIRIKVNKPLMLQVGGREITGSSITTKEELKKIFNIMSGYSIYSVEDELKQGYITIKGGHRVGICGDCVVEGDKVKTIKNISSLNIRICNEIIGCSNKIMKKIIHGNRVFNTIIISPPNCGKTTLLRDIARNLSYGIRSIDFKGKRVCIIDERSEIGACLEGIAQMDIGIRTDIMDNCPKSVGIMMAIRSMAPEVIICDEIGTYDDIKSILTAVNCGVNLVTTIHGFGIEDLNKRDVFKDAVNNRVFERAIVLSDKRGVGTVEYIYNFYTGEKEGSLYN, from the coding sequence ATGAACCTTAAAGATATTTTTTCCATACTACCTGAAAATATAGAAAATCAAATTAAAGGAATATCAGATTGTAATAAATTGCAGGAGATAAGAATAAAAGTAAACAAGCCTTTAATGCTCCAAGTAGGTGGAAGAGAAATAACAGGTAGTTCTATTACTACTAAAGAAGAGTTAAAAAAAATATTTAATATTATGAGTGGTTATTCAATATATTCTGTAGAGGATGAATTAAAACAAGGCTATATAACTATAAAAGGTGGACACAGGGTTGGAATATGCGGTGATTGTGTGGTTGAGGGAGATAAGGTAAAAACTATAAAAAATATATCTTCGTTAAATATAAGAATATGTAATGAAATAATAGGATGCTCAAATAAGATAATGAAAAAAATAATTCATGGAAACAGGGTGTTTAATACCATTATAATATCACCTCCTAATTGTGGTAAAACAACTTTACTAAGAGACATTGCAAGAAATTTATCATATGGCATTAGAAGTATTGATTTTAAGGGGAAAAGGGTATGCATTATAGATGAAAGAAGTGAAATAGGTGCTTGTTTAGAAGGCATAGCCCAAATGGATATTGGAATAAGAACAGATATAATGGATAACTGTCCTAAAAGTGTTGGTATTATGATGGCTATAAGGAGCATGGCACCGGAGGTTATAATTTGCGATGAAATAGGAACCTATGATGATATTAAGAGTATACTTACCGCAGTAAACTGTGGTGTTAATTTGGTTACTACTATACATGGTTTTGGTATTGAAGATTTAAATAAAAGAGATGTATTTAAAGATGCAGTTAATAACAGAGTTTTTGAAAGAGCAATAGTTTTAAGTGATAAAAGAGGAGTTGGAACCGTAGAGTATATTTATAATTTTTATACAGGGGAGAAGGAGGGGAGTTTATATAATTGA
- the spoIIIAB gene encoding stage III sporulation protein SpoIIIAB, producing MIKFLGCILIITSSTFLGFSYAENFRKRVKQLKELQNCLYELRNEIIYAHVPLIEAFNETSERANYPVNLIFKCAAENLNNKTCNSVYEAFKFTFASEKFDTNLKYEDKRIILNLSKSLGETDVDGQIKVFDLAVESIKKNINDAEETMKKNVKMYRCLGFCVGAMITIMLI from the coding sequence TTGATAAAGTTTTTAGGATGCATTCTTATTATAACTTCTTCTACTTTTTTGGGATTTAGTTATGCAGAGAACTTTAGAAAAAGAGTAAAGCAGTTAAAGGAGCTTCAAAATTGTCTTTATGAACTTAGAAATGAAATTATATATGCTCATGTGCCGCTTATCGAAGCATTTAATGAAACTAGCGAAAGGGCAAATTATCCTGTGAACTTGATTTTTAAGTGCGCAGCAGAAAATCTTAATAATAAAACTTGTAATAGCGTATATGAAGCATTTAAATTTACTTTTGCATCTGAAAAATTTGATACTAATTTAAAATATGAAGATAAAAGGATAATTTTAAATTTATCTAAAAGTTTAGGGGAAACAGATGTTGATGGTCAAATAAAGGTATTTGATTTAGCTGTTGAAAGTATAAAAAAAAATATAAATGATGCAGAAGAAACGATGAAAAAAAACGTCAAAATGTATAGGTGTTTAGGCTTTTGCGTTGGGGCGATGATTACAATTATGCTTATTTAG
- the spoIIIAC gene encoding stage III sporulation protein AC yields MLDVTLIFRIAAVGIIIIIMDKILKSSGKDDFAVVTNLAGIVIILIMVINLISKLFDAVKTMFQL; encoded by the coding sequence TTGCTTGATGTAACACTTATATTTAGAATTGCAGCAGTTGGAATTATCATCATAATTATGGATAAAATACTTAAATCCAGTGGCAAAGATGATTTTGCGGTAGTAACAAATTTAGCAGGCATAGTGATCATTCTCATTATGGTAATAAATTTAATAAGCAAATTGTTTGATGCTGTAAAAACTATGTTCCAACTCTAG
- the spoIIIAD gene encoding stage III sporulation protein AD → MEIIKIAAFAFVALAVTLVFKNRREDVAISISIITGTLIFIFMIPKITSVMQVLQQFALKSKVDFVYLTTVFKILCIAYVASFCSEICKDAGQNNIASKVEFAGKILILMLAIPILMGVLNAILNII, encoded by the coding sequence ATGGAAATAATAAAGATTGCAGCTTTTGCATTTGTAGCTTTAGCAGTTACGCTTGTATTTAAAAACAGAAGAGAAGATGTAGCTATTAGTATAAGTATAATTACAGGAACTTTAATTTTTATTTTTATGATACCTAAAATAACATCAGTTATGCAGGTTTTACAGCAATTTGCCCTTAAATCTAAAGTGGATTTTGTATATTTAACTACTGTGTTTAAAATACTTTGTATCGCATATGTAGCATCATTTTGCAGTGAAATATGTAAGGATGCAGGACAAAATAATATAGCTTCAAAAGTGGAATTTGCAGGGAAAATACTTATTCTTATGTTAGCAATACCAATACTTATGGGGGTTTTAAATGCTATTTTAAATATCATATAG
- the spoIIIAE gene encoding stage III sporulation protein AE, producing the protein MKKIILMLIIFFMLLPITVQAYNVNNDKSTKEDEEQIMQMYDYMTKIKNKYEILRDFDIKDYVEYYMKNGKGNVSFTKFSKAVAQYFIQDISASLKLISTLIFICIICALLNNLQNAFSSEKLTDIAYFACYSIIIIIIARNFKICISTAQASMKDMSSTMGALVPILLTLLISSGSLVQSTLLDPIILFSISFTQKVFNDVLIPMILMSFVLEFVNNLSNDYKIDKLSKLLRQCVMWIQGIVMTVFIGIITIRGISAKAVDNVTSKTAKFAVDNFVPIVGKCLSDAISTVAGYSILIKNAVGSVGLIVLIAIVIFPIIKILVLAFIHKLAAALVEPISDKKIVNCINSAGDCLILIASCLIGVSVMFFIMIAIIIAAGKAA; encoded by the coding sequence ATGAAAAAAATAATATTAATGCTTATAATTTTTTTTATGTTATTACCAATAACTGTACAAGCATATAATGTGAATAATGATAAAAGTACTAAGGAAGATGAAGAACAAATAATGCAGATGTATGATTACATGACTAAAATTAAAAATAAATATGAGATATTAAGGGATTTTGATATAAAGGATTATGTTGAGTATTATATGAAAAATGGTAAAGGGAATGTATCATTTACTAAATTTAGTAAGGCTGTAGCCCAGTACTTTATTCAGGATATATCAGCTAGTTTAAAATTAATATCTACACTTATATTTATATGTATTATATGTGCTCTTCTAAATAATTTACAAAATGCTTTTTCCTCAGAAAAGTTAACGGATATAGCATATTTTGCATGCTACTCAATTATAATAATAATAATTGCCAGAAATTTTAAAATATGTATAAGTACTGCTCAAGCTTCAATGAAGGATATGAGTAGTACCATGGGAGCACTTGTGCCAATTTTACTTACGCTACTTATAAGCTCAGGAAGTTTAGTTCAGTCTACTCTCCTTGATCCTATTATATTGTTTTCTATTAGCTTTACACAAAAAGTTTTTAATGATGTATTAATACCAATGATTTTAATGTCTTTTGTACTTGAATTTGTAAACAACTTATCTAATGATTACAAAATTGATAAATTATCAAAACTGTTACGCCAGTGTGTTATGTGGATACAGGGTATAGTTATGACCGTATTTATAGGAATAATAACTATACGTGGAATAAGTGCTAAAGCTGTAGATAACGTTACTTCAAAAACTGCAAAATTTGCAGTGGATAATTTTGTACCAATAGTTGGAAAATGCTTATCAGATGCAATCTCAACAGTAGCTGGATATTCAATACTAATTAAGAATGCAGTTGGAAGTGTAGGGCTTATTGTTTTAATAGCAATTGTTATTTTCCCTATAATAAAAATTTTGGTACTTGCATTTATTCATAAATTAGCAGCTGCTTTGGTAGAACCTATAAGTGATAAAAAAATAGTTAATTGCATAAATAGTGCAGGCGATTGTCTTATACTTATTGCTTCGTGTCTTATAGGCGTATCAGTAATGTTTTTTATAATGATAGCAATAATAATAGCTGCGGGTAAAGCAGCTTAA
- the spoIIIAF gene encoding stage III sporulation protein AF, with protein sequence MIKWLQQWVITICTTAVLITAVEIILPDNKLRKYAKFVVGLILMTVIIQPIIKVVSKTDDVESYIINAQNTFEQNNYNETLKKSDSKNVSSIVGEFKKNLEDSCVKMLKNKYPDNDYSVTAEVNYDDSSKAVSVKSLSIGVKDRSIGKVKKVRIEDEQCDKSSDVDEKTKKEISTYVSDEIKVPYSDIKVYKL encoded by the coding sequence ATGATTAAATGGCTTCAACAATGGGTTATAACTATATGTACTACAGCTGTACTTATTACAGCTGTGGAGATTATATTACCGGATAATAAGCTCAGAAAATACGCTAAGTTTGTAGTAGGTCTTATTTTAATGACTGTAATTATTCAACCAATAATAAAAGTTGTAAGTAAAACTGATGATGTAGAAAGCTATATTATAAATGCTCAGAATACATTTGAACAAAATAATTATAATGAGACTCTAAAGAAAAGTGACAGTAAAAATGTATCTTCTATAGTAGGGGAGTTTAAAAAAAATTTAGAGGACAGCTGCGTAAAAATGCTAAAAAACAAATATCCTGATAATGATTATAGTGTAACTGCTGAGGTTAATTATGATGATAGCAGTAAAGCGGTCTCCGTAAAGTCTTTAAGCATTGGAGTGAAAGACAGATCAATTGGGAAGGTAAAAAAGGTGAGAATAGAAGATGAACAATGTGATAAAAGCAGTGATGTTGATGAAAAAACAAAAAAAGAAATAAGTACTTATGTAAGTGATGAAATAAAAGTACCTTATTCTGATATAAAAGTTTATAAACTTTAA
- the spoIIIAG gene encoding stage III sporulation protein AG, with product MNFKKILEHLKINFKDKNGKKNTLSNIIILGLIGVLLIITADFFRNTSNMSLASNSNNTSKSNQSKTKNEVEPSKDYETSMENKLKSTLEQIDGVGKVQVMIYFGSGEEQVPATNENKTKSVTDETDNSGGKRTTTQNSDGSTVVTSKDGDKESPFILKDYKPKITGVCVVAEGADSSVIKLNIINAVVDLFQLSEDKVNVYPMKK from the coding sequence ATGAATTTTAAAAAAATTTTAGAACATCTTAAAATTAATTTCAAGGATAAGAATGGCAAAAAAAATACATTAAGTAACATAATTATTTTAGGGCTTATAGGAGTACTCTTAATTATTACTGCTGATTTTTTTAGAAATACTTCTAATATGTCTTTGGCAAGTAATAGTAATAATACTAGTAAAAGTAATCAAAGCAAGACTAAGAATGAAGTAGAACCTTCAAAAGATTATGAAACTAGTATGGAAAACAAATTAAAGAGTACTTTAGAGCAAATAGATGGAGTTGGTAAAGTTCAAGTTATGATTTATTTTGGAAGTGGAGAAGAACAGGTACCTGCCACTAATGAAAATAAAACTAAATCTGTTACTGATGAAACAGATAATTCCGGTGGAAAAAGGACAACTACACAAAATTCTGATGGAAGCACCGTTGTAACCTCAAAAGATGGGGATAAAGAATCACCATTCATACTAAAAGATTACAAGCCTAAGATAACAGGAGTATGTGTGGTTGCAGAGGGGGCAGACAGTTCCGTTATAAAACTTAATATAATAAATGCTGTTGTTGACTTATTTCAACTTAGTGAAGATAAGGTAAATGTATATCCTATGAAAAAATAA
- a CDS encoding SpoIIIAH-like family protein has translation MNKKQAVIIVTLMVLIVCAGVLATRVRSPLYVNDSDFDSDSNNKSTVSLNDNSKKSSSKSDIFAEGRLEREQKDQREIQTLKNIIDDKNVSNETKSSAQQKMMTLTDEDAKSNKVETMLKSKGFKEALCSITDSKVTITVKCDNDKLTDNQLRDIKEVVTDVTNLRNIEVLQPVH, from the coding sequence ATGAATAAAAAACAAGCTGTTATCATTGTTACTTTAATGGTACTTATAGTGTGTGCTGGTGTTCTGGCCACAAGGGTCAGAAGCCCACTTTATGTAAATGATTCTGATTTTGATAGTGATAGTAATAATAAGAGTACAGTTTCTCTTAATGATAATTCTAAAAAAAGCAGCAGTAAATCAGACATATTTGCAGAGGGAAGACTTGAGCGAGAGCAGAAAGATCAAAGGGAAATTCAGACTTTAAAGAACATAATTGATGATAAAAATGTTTCAAATGAAACTAAATCATCAGCTCAACAAAAGATGATGACATTAACAGATGAAGATGCTAAAAGTAATAAAGTTGAAACAATGCTTAAAAGCAAAGGCTTTAAAGAAGCATTATGTTCAATTACTGATAGTAAAGTAACTATAACAGTAAAATGTGATAATGATAAATTGACTGATAATCAACTCAGAGATATTAAAGAAGTAGTTACAGATGTAACTAATCTCAGGAACATAGAAGTTTTACAGCCAGTACATTAA
- a CDS encoding Asp23/Gls24 family envelope stress response protein: MEEELKDIDMGIVKISDEVVCVIAGLAASEIKGVVGMSSGIVGGITKILSGKKNLTKGVKVNVAEDSASIDLYVVIEYGLRIPDIAGKVQENVKRTVESLTGLKVSAVNVFVQNVAFVDKEEEKKEE; the protein is encoded by the coding sequence ATGGAAGAGGAACTTAAGGATATAGATATGGGAATAGTTAAAATATCTGATGAAGTAGTTTGCGTTATTGCAGGACTTGCAGCATCTGAAATAAAGGGCGTAGTTGGTATGAGCTCAGGTATTGTAGGTGGAATAACTAAGATATTAAGTGGAAAAAAGAATTTAACAAAAGGCGTTAAAGTAAATGTTGCAGAGGATAGCGCTTCAATAGATTTATATGTTGTAATAGAATATGGACTTAGAATACCAGATATTGCAGGTAAGGTTCAGGAAAATGTAAAGAGAACGGTTGAAAGTTTAACAGGACTTAAGGTTTCAGCGGTAAATGTTTTTGTTCAAAATGTAGCTTTTGTAGACAAGGAAGAAGAAAAAAAAGAAGAATAA
- the nusB gene encoding transcription antitermination factor NusB — protein MNRKKSREVAMKLLFEISINKNSVSEVIENYKESNKSQNIDFGYVENTINGIEENIDFIDSKIEKSSNKWKMDRISKVNIAILRIAAYEIFFQNDIPYKVSANEAVELAKNYSEEKSFTFVNGVIGKLIDSVDKKSQD, from the coding sequence ATGAACAGAAAAAAAAGTAGAGAAGTAGCTATGAAACTTTTATTTGAAATATCTATTAATAAAAACAGTGTTTCAGAAGTTATAGAAAATTATAAAGAAAGCAATAAATCTCAGAATATAGATTTTGGATACGTAGAAAATACTATAAATGGAATAGAAGAAAATATAGATTTTATAGATAGTAAAATAGAGAAGAGTTCAAATAAATGGAAAATGGATAGGATATCTAAAGTTAATATTGCAATACTTAGAATAGCAGCTTATGAAATATTCTTTCAAAATGACATTCCATATAAGGTATCTGCCAATGAGGCTGTTGAACTTGCAAAAAATTATTCAGAAGAAAAATCTTTTACATTTGTTAATGGAGTTATTGGAAAATTAATAGATAGTGTTGATAAAAAATCTCAGGATTAA